A single Mixta calida DNA region contains:
- a CDS encoding transcriptional antitermination N peptide, giving the protein MTVIITIQASDNARNRRRARRAEMQAQRQADENLARKIAVAASGCSTKVVKATTLPSIRDRNEGGAVCLPAVAIYNAGHRQTGIITAR; this is encoded by the coding sequence ATGACAGTAATCATCACAATTCAGGCTTCCGATAACGCCAGGAATCGTCGTAGAGCGCGTCGTGCTGAGATGCAAGCGCAACGTCAGGCAGATGAGAATCTGGCTCGTAAAATCGCTGTAGCCGCTTCTGGGTGCAGCACAAAGGTAGTGAAAGCAACCACCCTGCCGAGTATTCGCGATCGGAATGAAGGCGGTGCTGTATGTCTGCCAGCTGTGGCGATTTATAACGCCGGGCATCGTCAAACAGGAATAATCACTGCCAGATGA